From one Microbacterium sp. 10M-3C3 genomic stretch:
- a CDS encoding aldo/keto reductase — translation MRSVPLGSTTAPNVVAGMMRIADKSDEEIRTLVATARDAGIDFFDHADIYGRELHECERRFAEALRLSPSERDALTIQTKAGIVKDGPSFDFSYEHIVASVDGSLAALRTDRIDVLLLHRPDALVEPDEVARAFDELEESGKVRAFGVSNHTPRQIELLRSAVRQPIVANQLQLSIPHAHIIAQGLVANTDDDGGVTRDGGGVLDYCRLNGITVQAWSPFQGEDGVFLGSPRYPELNAVIDEIAARHDVPAIAVATAWITRHPAGMQVVLGTTTPQRVADAALGSALELSRPEWYALLRAAGHRVP, via the coding sequence ATGCGTTCCGTCCCCCTCGGCTCCACCACCGCCCCCAACGTCGTCGCCGGCATGATGCGCATCGCCGACAAGAGCGACGAGGAGATCCGCACCCTCGTCGCCACCGCCCGGGACGCAGGCATCGACTTCTTCGACCACGCCGACATCTACGGCCGCGAGCTGCACGAGTGCGAGCGGCGGTTCGCGGAGGCGCTCCGGCTCTCGCCGAGCGAGCGCGACGCCCTCACGATCCAGACGAAGGCGGGCATCGTCAAAGACGGTCCGTCCTTCGACTTCTCCTACGAGCACATCGTCGCGTCGGTCGACGGGTCGCTCGCGGCGCTGCGCACCGACCGCATCGACGTGCTCCTCCTGCACCGACCCGACGCGCTGGTCGAGCCCGACGAAGTGGCACGCGCGTTCGACGAGCTCGAGGAGTCCGGCAAGGTGCGGGCGTTCGGAGTGTCCAACCACACGCCCCGCCAGATCGAGCTGCTCCGCTCAGCCGTCCGCCAGCCGATCGTCGCCAACCAGCTGCAGCTGTCCATCCCGCACGCGCACATCATCGCCCAGGGCCTCGTCGCCAACACGGATGACGACGGCGGCGTCACGCGCGACGGCGGCGGCGTGCTCGACTACTGCCGGCTGAACGGGATCACAGTGCAGGCCTGGTCGCCGTTCCAGGGCGAGGACGGCGTGTTCCTCGGCTCACCGCGCTATCCGGAGCTGAACGCCGTCATCGACGAGATCGCCGCGCGCCACGACGTGCCGGCGATCGCGGTCGCCACGGCGTGGATCACGCGGCATCCGGCCGGCATGCAGGTCGTCCTCGGCACCACGACCCCGCAGCGCGTGGCCGACGCCGCGCTCGGCTCCGCCCTGGAGCTGAGCCGGCCGGAGTGGTACGCGCTGTTACGAGCCGCAGGTCATCGCGTGCCCTGA
- a CDS encoding spore photoproduct lyase family protein — protein sequence MPRRKGYSNPVTVFTNIDEITRHLARHIATQGAKTEANQCDPDAWVYDIGENGDCSVETARVTDIRTSPIAERIAAINDFVDAGYEVHVNFSPVILTPTWRADWEDLFAQLDAALHPRAKAQLAAEVIFLTHNEGLHEVNLGWHPKAEKLLWTPAVQETKRSQNGAENVRYRHPLKAQSVAALGDLMARTIPYCRIRYAF from the coding sequence GTGCCGCGGCGGAAGGGCTACAGCAACCCGGTCACCGTGTTCACGAACATCGACGAGATCACGCGGCATCTCGCCCGTCATATCGCCACGCAGGGCGCGAAGACCGAGGCGAACCAGTGCGACCCCGATGCGTGGGTGTACGACATCGGCGAGAACGGCGACTGCTCCGTCGAGACTGCGAGGGTCACCGACATCCGCACGTCCCCGATCGCCGAGCGCATCGCGGCGATCAACGACTTCGTCGACGCGGGATACGAGGTGCACGTGAACTTCTCGCCCGTGATCCTCACGCCGACGTGGCGTGCCGACTGGGAGGACCTGTTCGCGCAGCTCGACGCCGCACTGCACCCGCGCGCCAAAGCGCAGCTCGCGGCCGAGGTGATCTTCCTCACGCACAACGAGGGGCTCCACGAGGTCAATCTCGGCTGGCACCCGAAAGCCGAGAAGCTGCTGTGGACACCGGCCGTACAGGAGACGAAGCGCTCGCAGAACGGCGCAGAGAACGTGCGCTACCGCCACCCGCTCAAGGCGCAGAGCGTCGCGGCGCTCGGCGACCTCATGGCGCGGACGATCCCCTACTGCCGCATCCGCTACGCCTTCTGA
- a CDS encoding response regulator transcription factor has protein sequence MRILVVDDEVRLADGVRRGLEAEGFAVDVAHNGVDGLWRARENRYDAIVLDLMMPGMSGWKVCEALRADDDWTPVLMLTAKDGDWDQVEAFEAGADDFVTKPFSSVVLVARLRALIRRGAVPRPQVLEAGDLRVDPGARRVWRGDTEVAVTSREFAVLEHLMRHRGHVLSKRDVIDAVWDDDFDGDPNIVEVYVGHLRRKLDRPFGRAGIETVRGAGYRLAADGG, from the coding sequence ATGCGGATCCTGGTCGTCGACGACGAAGTGCGTCTCGCCGACGGCGTGCGACGCGGGCTCGAGGCCGAGGGGTTCGCGGTCGACGTCGCGCACAACGGCGTCGACGGGCTGTGGCGGGCACGGGAGAACCGCTACGACGCGATCGTGCTCGATCTCATGATGCCGGGCATGAGCGGCTGGAAGGTGTGCGAGGCGCTGCGGGCGGACGACGACTGGACGCCCGTGCTCATGCTCACCGCGAAGGACGGCGACTGGGACCAGGTCGAGGCGTTCGAGGCGGGGGCGGATGACTTCGTCACGAAGCCGTTCTCGTCGGTCGTGCTCGTGGCGCGGCTGCGCGCGCTCATCCGGCGCGGCGCCGTGCCGCGGCCGCAGGTGCTCGAGGCGGGCGATCTGCGCGTCGACCCCGGCGCACGACGCGTGTGGCGCGGCGACACCGAGGTCGCCGTGACGAGTCGCGAGTTCGCGGTGCTCGAGCACCTCATGCGCCATCGCGGGCACGTCCTGTCCAAGCGCGACGTCATCGACGCGGTGTGGGACGACGACTTCGACGGCGACCCGAACATCGTGGAGGTGTACGTCGGGCACCTGCGCCGCAAGCTCGACCGGCCTTTCGGTCGCGCCGGCATCGAGACGGTGCGGGGCGCGGGGTACCGGCTGGCGGCCGACGGTGGCTGA
- a CDS encoding HAMP domain-containing sensor histidine kinase translates to MAEPRRRFRSLRGRTTILATVVVGLALAVGALVFYGALSASLDASALATAQSRVEGIAARLEGDGPGPRQRPGDVLEGIGDDEIAQVIDGRTGAVIATTDEAEGVRLPVSDDPVITRVDGERVLVVSEDERDTRVVAGVSLQSNDETLRTVGLLLLAAVPLLTVVVGLTTWLVVGRALRPVERIRAEVAAIRGDRLDRRVPVPDSGDEIAALAGTMNGMLDRLDAAARAQRRFVSDASHELRSPLATIRQHAETAAAHPEAVDTAELAAVVRDEGLRLQDLVESLLLLARLDEGAPLRREEVDLDDLALAEAARLRAGGADVDTAGVGPARVHGDPRLFGQVTRNLADNAARHARSRIAIGVVEHAGAAVLTVEDDGDGIPESERERVFDRFVRLDEARARDAGGSGLGLAIVRGIVVAAGGSIHVDASRWGGARFTVVLPTS, encoded by the coding sequence GTGGCTGAGCCGCGGCGCCGGTTCCGGTCGCTGCGGGGTCGCACGACGATCCTCGCGACGGTCGTGGTCGGGCTCGCGCTCGCCGTGGGTGCGCTGGTGTTCTACGGGGCGCTGAGCGCGAGTCTCGACGCATCGGCGCTCGCGACCGCCCAGTCGCGCGTCGAGGGCATCGCCGCGCGTCTCGAAGGCGATGGTCCGGGACCGAGGCAGCGGCCAGGCGACGTGCTGGAGGGCATCGGCGACGACGAGATCGCCCAGGTGATCGACGGACGGACCGGCGCGGTGATCGCGACGACCGACGAGGCCGAGGGCGTGCGCCTGCCCGTGAGCGACGACCCGGTCATCACACGAGTGGACGGCGAGCGCGTGCTCGTCGTGAGCGAGGACGAGCGTGACACGCGTGTGGTCGCCGGCGTCTCGCTGCAGAGCAACGACGAGACCCTCCGCACCGTGGGCCTGCTGCTGCTGGCCGCGGTGCCCCTCCTCACGGTCGTCGTCGGCCTCACGACGTGGCTCGTGGTCGGCCGGGCGCTGCGACCGGTCGAGCGCATCCGGGCCGAGGTGGCTGCGATCCGCGGCGACCGCCTCGACCGGCGCGTCCCCGTGCCCGACTCGGGCGACGAGATCGCGGCGCTGGCGGGCACGATGAACGGCATGCTCGACCGCCTGGATGCGGCGGCCCGCGCGCAGCGGCGGTTCGTCTCGGATGCGTCGCACGAGCTGCGCTCGCCGCTGGCGACCATCCGCCAGCACGCCGAGACGGCGGCCGCGCACCCGGAGGCCGTCGACACCGCGGAGCTCGCGGCGGTCGTGCGCGACGAGGGCCTGCGCCTGCAGGACCTCGTCGAGTCGCTGCTGCTGCTCGCGCGGCTGGACGAGGGCGCGCCCCTGCGGCGGGAGGAGGTCGACCTCGACGATCTCGCGCTCGCCGAGGCAGCGCGGCTGCGCGCGGGCGGCGCCGACGTCGACACCGCGGGCGTCGGACCGGCGCGCGTCCACGGCGATCCGCGCCTGTTCGGCCAGGTCACGCGAAACCTCGCCGACAATGCCGCGCGTCACGCGCGCAGCCGCATCGCGATCGGCGTCGTGGAGCACGCCGGCGCGGCGGTGCTCACGGTCGAAGACGATGGCGACGGCATCCCCGAGAGCGAGCGCGAGCGCGTCTTCGACCGGTTCGTCCGGCTCGACGAGGCCCGCGCGCGCGATGCGGGCGGCAGCGGCCTGGGCCTGGCGATCGTGCGCGGCATCGTCGTCGCGGCCGGCGGCAGCATCCACGTCGACGCCTCGCGATGGGGCGGCGCCCGGTTCACGGTCGTGTTGCCGACTTCCTGA